Proteins encoded in a region of the Prunus persica cultivar Lovell chromosome G4, Prunus_persica_NCBIv2, whole genome shotgun sequence genome:
- the LOC18779765 gene encoding uncharacterized protein LOC18779765 isoform X1, producing the protein MARITLCSQLLPSLLVPVRQRNHYQLMGVIGTGLSRGRRFSAASSSKISMSLKAGIVGLPNVGKSTLFNAVVENGKAQAANFPFCTIEPNVGIVAVPDPRLNVLSDLSKSQRAVPASIELVDIAGLVKGASQGEGLGNKFLSNIREVDSILQVVRCFEDNDVVHVNGKVDPKADIDVINLELIFSDLDQIEKRVDKLKKGKAKDSQTKIKEEAERSSLEKIQHALLDGKPARSVALTDLEKDAVKHLCLLTMKPVIYVANVAESDLAEPGHNPHVKEVMNIAPELQSGVVTISAQVESELTELPYEERTEFLESLGVSESGLGNLIRATYGILGLRTYFTSGEKETKAWTILAGMTAPQAAGVIHSDFERGFIRAETVSYDDFVAAGSLAAARERGVLRSEGKEYIVQEGDVMLFRFNV; encoded by the exons ATGGCTCGTATAACATTATGCAGTCAGCTACTTCCATCTCTCCTTGTTCCAGTGAGGCAGAGGAACCATTATCAGTTGATGGGAGTCATAGGGACTGGTTTAAGCAGAGGGCGGCGCTTCTCTGCTGCGTCCTCATCCAAGATAAGCATGAGCCTCAAAGCCGGCATCGTTGGCCTCCCTAATGTCGGCAAGTCCACTCTTTTCAATGCCGTT GTTGAGAATGGTAAGGCTCAAGCTGCCAATTTTCCATTTTGCACGATAGAGCCGAATGTAGGAATTGTCGCAGTTCCAGATCCACGTCTCAATGTACTTTCTGATCTCAGCAAATCTCAGCGAGCAGTCCCAGCATCTATAGAACTTGTAGATATTGCTGGCCTTGTCAAGGGTGCCAGTCAAGGGGAG GGGTTAgggaataaatttttatcaaaTATTCGCGAAGTGGACTCCATACTTCAG GTTGTTCGCTGTTTTGAAGATAATGATGTTGTTCATGTGAATGGGAAAGTTGATCCTAAGGCTGATATTGATGTCATCAACCTAGAGCTTATTTTCTCAGATCTGGACCAG ATTGAGAAGAGAGTGGATAAGCTCAAAAAAGGAAAGGCAAAAGACTCACAAACCAAAATTAAG GAGGAAGCAGAAAGGTCTTCCTTAGAAAAAATTCAGCATGCACTATTGGATGGGAAACCGGCAAGATCAGTCGCTTTAACAGATTTGGAAAAGGATGCTGTAAAGCATCTTTGCTTGCTTACAATGAAACCGGTTATATATGTTGCTAACGTTGCAGAATCTGATCTAGCTGAACCTGGACATAATCCTCACGTCAAAGAAGTGATGAATATTGCTCCTGAGTTGCAATCTGGAGTAGTGACAATTTCAGCACAG GTCGAGTCTGAGCTTACGGAACTACCATATGAAGAAAGAACAGAATTTTTGGAATCTCTTGGTGTTAGTGAAAGTGGTCTTGGGAACCTTATCAGAGCAACATATGGCATCTTGGGGCTCCGTACTTACTTTACGTCTGGAGAGAAG GAAACAAAAGCATGGACCATACTTGCAG GAATGACTGCACCTCAAGCTGCTGGGGTCATCCACTCTGACTTTGAGAGAGGTTTCATTCGAGCTGAGACA GTGTCTTATGATGATTTTGTTGCTGCTGGTTCACTTGCCGCAGCAAGGGAAAGAGGGGTT TTGAGATCTGAGGGCAAAGAATACATTGTACAAGAAGGAGATGTCATGCTGTTTCGTTTTAACGTATAA
- the LOC18779765 gene encoding uncharacterized protein LOC18779765 isoform X2, translating to MARITLCSQLLPSLLVPVRQRNHYQLMGVIGTGLSRGRRFSAASSSKISMSLKAGIVGLPNVGKSTLFNAVVENGKAQAANFPFCTIEPNVGIVAVPDPRLNVLSDLSKSQRAVPASIELVDIAGLVKGASQGEGLGNKFLSNIREVDSILQVVRCFEDNDVVHVNGKVDPKADIDVINLELIFSDLDQIEKRVDKLKKGKAKDSQTKIKEEAERSSLEKIQHALLDGKPARSVALTDLEKDAVKHLCLLTMKPVIYVANVAESDLAEPGHNPHVKEVMNIAPELQSGVVTISAQVESELTELPYEERTEFLESLGVSESGLGNLIRATYGILGLRTYFTSGEKETKAWTILAGMTAPQAAGVIHSDFERGFIRAETLRSEGKEYIVQEGDVMLFRFNV from the exons ATGGCTCGTATAACATTATGCAGTCAGCTACTTCCATCTCTCCTTGTTCCAGTGAGGCAGAGGAACCATTATCAGTTGATGGGAGTCATAGGGACTGGTTTAAGCAGAGGGCGGCGCTTCTCTGCTGCGTCCTCATCCAAGATAAGCATGAGCCTCAAAGCCGGCATCGTTGGCCTCCCTAATGTCGGCAAGTCCACTCTTTTCAATGCCGTT GTTGAGAATGGTAAGGCTCAAGCTGCCAATTTTCCATTTTGCACGATAGAGCCGAATGTAGGAATTGTCGCAGTTCCAGATCCACGTCTCAATGTACTTTCTGATCTCAGCAAATCTCAGCGAGCAGTCCCAGCATCTATAGAACTTGTAGATATTGCTGGCCTTGTCAAGGGTGCCAGTCAAGGGGAG GGGTTAgggaataaatttttatcaaaTATTCGCGAAGTGGACTCCATACTTCAG GTTGTTCGCTGTTTTGAAGATAATGATGTTGTTCATGTGAATGGGAAAGTTGATCCTAAGGCTGATATTGATGTCATCAACCTAGAGCTTATTTTCTCAGATCTGGACCAG ATTGAGAAGAGAGTGGATAAGCTCAAAAAAGGAAAGGCAAAAGACTCACAAACCAAAATTAAG GAGGAAGCAGAAAGGTCTTCCTTAGAAAAAATTCAGCATGCACTATTGGATGGGAAACCGGCAAGATCAGTCGCTTTAACAGATTTGGAAAAGGATGCTGTAAAGCATCTTTGCTTGCTTACAATGAAACCGGTTATATATGTTGCTAACGTTGCAGAATCTGATCTAGCTGAACCTGGACATAATCCTCACGTCAAAGAAGTGATGAATATTGCTCCTGAGTTGCAATCTGGAGTAGTGACAATTTCAGCACAG GTCGAGTCTGAGCTTACGGAACTACCATATGAAGAAAGAACAGAATTTTTGGAATCTCTTGGTGTTAGTGAAAGTGGTCTTGGGAACCTTATCAGAGCAACATATGGCATCTTGGGGCTCCGTACTTACTTTACGTCTGGAGAGAAG GAAACAAAAGCATGGACCATACTTGCAG GAATGACTGCACCTCAAGCTGCTGGGGTCATCCACTCTGACTTTGAGAGAGGTTTCATTCGAGCTGAGACA TTGAGATCTGAGGGCAAAGAATACATTGTACAAGAAGGAGATGTCATGCTGTTTCGTTTTAACGTATAA